In the genome of Parasteatoda tepidariorum isolate YZ-2023 chromosome 10, CAS_Ptep_4.0, whole genome shotgun sequence, the window CATGGATTGAATATTCACGTAATGAAACACATTCTGCTAATAGCGGAATGCAGTTGTGTACTGTTGTGACTAAAGGCGCAACTTTGAGGGTTGCTGATAAAGTCATCGGATTCCCACGTGAGCATGATTTTATTGCAatgaaatttcactttaaaatgttctttatcaATTATGCACCAAAACCAACAATCACACCTCCAATAAATGTTCCACGTATTAAACGATGTAATCTATGCTCTGATTTTAAAAACCTGTACGATTCGAAAAAAATGTCTGACGTAACTATTACTGTTGATGGTGTCACTCTTCTCGCCCACAAATTAGTGCTTGTGACCCGCTCTTCTGTTTTTGCAGCTATGTTGGACCATGATTGCTTGGAAGCCAATACGAATAACATCCAAATCACCGATGCAGATGcttcattttttgataattttttaaaatatctctattGCAGTGAAATCGGTGACAAAAGTTATGATATGGTTCGTAATCTGTACATGCTTGCAGATAAGTATGCGGTTGATGGTCTTAAAGAAGATTGTAGGGACATACTGGAATCTGAATTAAATGAAGGTACAGTTTGTCAACTTCTGGAGATATCCCATTTGTTTAAGGATGAAACTTTGAAAGAAAAGgcggttaaatttattaaacaacatttttctGTTGTGAGTAAAAAACCAGAAtggataaaaatatgcaaagatCATCCCGAAATGGCATCAGATGTTCTGAGAATAGTTACCTCGTTTTTGGATCAGTCAAAATCAAAAGTACGACCATCTccatatttatataactttctttaattgttaaattgattttaattaatgctgattgcttaaaagtttttttttttaaatatttttccggataacacatttaaaattttagcttggtcaataattatttttgaaatgtattgtattttcttatttgttgaTTAATCATCGATTTCAATCccatattgtttaaaaagtgaataactATCATCTAGGTTAATTTTTGAGCTAATAATGTAATTGAAAtatgtgcttattttatttgacaaattattaaatttattta includes:
- the LOC107446603 gene encoding speckle-type POZ protein-like, which produces MTGRGTRNERCSDTSIINYDFHWEIEDFTTRRHNRYGDMFRPFEKNGPVFNSVGYVINPSFRISYTSVGYSSEKETCQFLLHIDGMKPEDLTVQFNIVIRSVSGPWIEYSRNETHSANSGMQLCTVVTKGATLRVADKVIGFPREHDFIAMKFHFKMFFINYAPKPTITPPINVPRIKRCNLCSDFKNLYDSKKMSDVTITVDGVTLLAHKLVLVTRSSVFAAMLDHDCLEANTNNIQITDADASFFDNFLKYLYCSEIGDKSYDMVRNLYMLADKYAVDGLKEDCRDILESELNEGTVCQLLEISHLFKDETLKEKAVKFIKQHFSVVSKKPEWIKICKDHPEMASDVLRIVTSFLDQSKSKVRPSPYLYNFL